From the Astatotilapia calliptera chromosome 6, fAstCal1.2, whole genome shotgun sequence genome, one window contains:
- the LOC113023298 gene encoding extracellular superoxide dismutase [Cu-Zn] yields MHRYASVGILEAALLVLLAGCQQCVLASSDTLAPEVLQNNGTLYAVCKVRPSTSLPEDLPKVYGHVLFKQDHPQEKVKVLLRFSGFPRDGSPEPRAVHIHQYGDLSRGCDSTGGHYNPYGVNHPNHPGDFGNFEPQQGKINTMLESDATLFGSLSVFGRAVVIHEKIDDLGRGGDAGSLLHGNAGRRLACCIIGVSSPNLWNMNFKQYSRRLRRN; encoded by the exons ATGCATCGATACGC GTCAGTGGGTATACTGGAAGCTGCTTTGTTGGTTTTGCTGGCAGGCTGTCAACAATGTGTCTTAGCATCCAGCGACACATTGGCTCCAGAGGTCTTGCAGAACAACGGCACCCTGTATGCAGTCTGCAAGGTGAGACCCAGCACCTCTCTCCCGGAGGACCTGCCCAAAGTGTACGGCCATGTGTTGTTCAAGCAGGATCATCCTCAGGAGAAAGTCAAGGTCCTTCTCCGGTTTAGTGGCTTCCCCAGAGACGGCAGTCCGGAGCCCAGAGCGGTGCACATCCATCAGTATGGAGACCTGAGCCGGGGATGTGACTCCACCGGTGGCCACTACAATCCATATGGTGTAAATCACCCTAACCACCCTGGAGACTTTGGAAACTTTGAGCCCCAGCAAGGGAAGATTAATACAATGCTAGAATCTGATGCAACACTGTTTGGAAGCCTGTCTGTGTTTGGGAGAGCAGTGGTGATTCATGAAAAGATAGACGACTTAGGGCGTGGTGGAGACGCTGGGAGCCTGCTGCATGGAAACGCAGGCCGAAGGCTCGCATGCTGTATTATTGGGGTTTCGTCCCCCAATCTCTGGAATATGAACTTTAAGCAGTACTCCAGGCGGCTGAGGAGGAATTAA
- the LOC113024241 gene encoding pre-mRNA-splicing factor ATP-dependent RNA helicase DHX15, giving the protein MSKRHRLDLGDDYSSSKKRSDGRDRDRDRDREDRSRDRDRDRDRDRDRDRDREPKPSSAPSNSTPAASALPPLKQMVLQQQINPFTNLPHTPRYYEILKKRLQLPVWEYKESFTDIITRHQSFVLVGETGSGKTTQIPQWCVDMVRSLPGPKRAVACTQPRRVAAMSVAQRVADEIDVMLGQEVGYSIRFEDCSSAKTILKYMTDGMLLREAMNDPLLERYGVIILDEAHERTLATDILMGVLKEVVRQRSDLKVIVMSATLDAGKFQVYFDSCPLLTIPGRTHPVEIFYTPEPERDYLEAAIRTVIQIHMCEEEEGDCLLFLTGQEEIDEACKRIKREVDDLGPEVGDIKIIPLYSTLPPQQQQRIFEPPPPRKPNGAIGRKVVVSTNIAETSLTIDGVVFVIDPGFAKQKVYNPRIRVESLLVTAISKASAQQRAGRAGRTRPGKCFRLYTEKAYKTEMQDNTYPEILRSNLGSVVLQLKKLGIDDLVHFDFMDPPAPETLMRALELLNYLAALNDDGDLTELGSMMAEFPLDPQLAKMVIASCEFNCSNEILSITAMLSVPQCFVRPTEAKKAADESKMRFAHIDGDHLTLLNVYHAFKQNHESNQWCYDNFVNYRSLMSADNVRQQLSRIMDRFNLPRRSTEFTSRDYYINIRRALCTGFFMQVAHLERTGHYLTVKDNQVVQLHPSTVLDHKPEWVLYNEFVLTTKNYIRTCTDIKPEWLVKIAPQYYEMSNFPQCEAKRQLERIIAKLESKEYSQY; this is encoded by the exons ATGTCAAAAAGACATCGTTTGGATTTGGGTGATGACTACTCCTCCAGCAAGAAGAGGTCCGACGG GAGAGACCGGGACCGTGACAGAGACCGTGAGGACCGTTCGAGGGATAGGGACCGAGACAGAGACCGTGATCGGGACAGAGACCGGGACAGAGAACCAAAGCCATCTAGTGCCCCATCTAACAGCACACCCGCTGCTTCAGCCTTACCACCGCTCAAGCAAATGGTCCTACAACAGCAGATCAACCCATTCACCAACCTGCCCCATACTCCCCGCTACTATGAGATCCTGAAGAAGAGGCTACAGCTTCCAGTGTGGGAGTACAAGGAAAGCTTCACCGACATCATCACACGTCACCAAAGCTTTGTGCTTGTTGGAGAGACTGGCTCCGGCAAGACAACACAG ATCCCACAGTGGTGTGTGGATATGGTTAGAAGCTTGCCTGGTCCTAAGCGGGCAGTAGCCTGTACTCAGCCCAGAAGAGTAGCAGCCATGAGTGTGGCTCAGAGGGTGGCGGACGAAATCGACGTCATGCTTGGACAGGAAGTTGGCTACTCCATCCGATTTGAGGATTGTAGCTCTGCCAAGACTATATTAAA GTACATGACAGACGGTATGTTGTTAAGAGAGGCCATGAATGACCCACTGCTGGAACGATATGGTGTGATCATTCTGGATGAGGCTCATGAGAGAACTCTGGCCACAGACATCCTGATGGGAGTACTGAAAGAAGTGGTTCGTCAGAGATCAGATCtgaag GTGATTGTCATGAGTGCCACACTAGATGCTGGGAAGTTCCAGGTGTACTTTGACAGCTGTCCTCTTCTAACTATTCCTGGACGTACACATCCTGTTGAGATCTTTTACACTCCGGAGCCAGAGCGGGACTACCTTGAGGCAGCAATCCGTACTGTCATCCAGATTCAtatgtgtgaggaagaggaaggtgaTTGTCTTCTCTTCCTCACCGGTCAAGAG gaaaTTGATGAGGCATGCAAACGGATCAAGCGTGAGGTAGATGACCTGGGTCCTGAGGTCGGAGACATCAAAATCATTCCACTGTATTCCACGTTGCctccacagcagcaacaaaGAATCTTTGAGCCTCCTCCTCCAAGGAAGCCAAATGGTGCAATAGGAAGAAAG GTTGTGGTGTCGACAAACATCGCTGAGACTTCTCTAACAATTGATGGCGTGGTGTTTGTCATTGACCCTGGATTTGCCAAACAAAAG GTGTACAATCCTCGAATCAGAGTGGAGTCTCTGCTCGTTACAGCCATCAGTAAAGCTTCTGCCCAGCAGAGGGCAGGACGAGCTGGAAGAACACGTCCAGGGAAATGCTTCCGTCTCTACACAGAGAAGGCCTACAAAACAGAGATGCAG GATAACACATACCCTGAGATTCTTCGCTCAAACTTGGGATCTGTAGTGCTTCAGCTTAAAAAGCTGGGTATTGATGACCTTGTCCACTTTGACTTCATGGATCCACCTG CTCCTGAGACGTTGATGAGGGCCCTTGAGCTGCTTAACTACCTGGCAGCTCTCAACGATGACGGTGACCTGACGGAGCTGGGCTCCATGATGGCAGAATTTCCTCTGGACCCCCAACTGGCAAAGATGGTCATTGCGAGCTGCGAGTTTAACTGCTCCAACGAGATCCTTTCCATTACTGCCATGCTGTCAG TCCCACAGTGTTTTGTCCGTCCTACGGAGGCTAAGAAGGCAGCAGACGAGTCCAAGATGAGGTTTGCTCACATTGATGGAGACCACTTGACGCTGCTCAACGTCTATCACGCCTTCAAACAAA ACCATGAGTCTAACCAGTGGTGCTATGACAACTTTGTCAACTACCGCTCGCTGATGTCTGCCGACAATGTGCGGCAGCAGCTGTCCAGGATCATGGACCGCTTCAACTTGCCTCGTCGGAGCACGGAGTTCACAAGCAGAGATTACTACATCAACATCCGACGGGCGCTCTGCACCGGCTTCTTCATGCAG GTGGCTCATTTGGAGCGCACAGGCCATTACCTCACAGTGAAAGACAACCAAGTGGTCCAGCTGCACCCATCTACAGTCCTGGACCACAAACCAGAGTGGGTGCTCTACAACGAGTTTGTCCTCACCACCAAGAACTACATCCGCACATGCACAGACATCAAGCCAGAGTG GCTGGTGAAGATTGCACCTCAGTACTACGAAATGAGTAACTTCCCACAATGTGAAGCTAAGCGACAGCTGGAGCGAATCATTGCCAAACTAGAGAGCAAAGAGTATTCCCAGTACTGA